CCCTGATTACGAGCATATCGTACAAAATGAGTTTGTTCAGGATTATAGACCAAATCCATAACTACTTGCCCTGAATGCAGCGCGTAATAAGGCAACAGCAGCATGTCATCCACATTCGGATACATTCCAACAGGAGTGCATTGTACAAGAATATCCGCTGCGCTTACAATATCTTCAGAAAGCTCATGTATAAAAAGTTCATGAGATTTAATCGGACTGCGACAAGCTACAATAATATTTGAACAACTAAAATGATGCTGCAAAGCATAATACACTGCTTTTGAAGCTCCGCCGTTACCTATAATAATCGCACGGTCAAAAGTTTTTCGGTCAGTAGCCTTCTCAATGGCTTGAACAAAACCTGTTACATCTGTGTTAAAAGCTTTCCACTTTCCATTAGGTAGTTTTTTCAGCGTGTTGGTCGCACCTATTTCGGATACTTCTTTGCTGACTATATCTACATATTTTAGAATACTTTGCTTGTATGGTAACGTAACATTAAGTCCCTTTAAGTCAAAGTGCTGCTTGCTTATATTCTCAAACTCTTCAATCTTTTCAATCGGAAATAGGCTGTACCTGTACGGCAGTCCTAGTAGTTTGAATTTTTGATTGAAATACTCTTGAGAAAAACTATGAGATAAAGGGTAGCCTATCAGTCCAAAGTGCATTACTTTTAATGGTCATGGTGGTGATGATGATGCAAATGACTGTGATTCTGTTGGTATACTTCGGGATTGAAGATAGCGTCTTTAATTTCTTGGCAGATGTGTTCTATGTCTTCTACATTTCTGGGGATAACAAAAATGGTATCATCACCTGCCATAGTACCTAGTACTCCTTCAATATGGCGACTATCTATGAAAAATGCAACTCCCTGCGCTCTACCAATCAAAGTTTTGATGACAATGATCATGTTGTTGTGTTCAATACTTCTGACTTCAAGCCCTACTAACTGTTGTATAACTGTAAGTTCTTCTCTTTGCAGCTGGGCATACTTGTAATGATTACCTTCGCGTATACGCGCAATTCCCAATTCAGATAAGTCTCTGGACAATGTAGCCTGAGTTACTTCAATATCTGCTTCGTGAAGTAACCTTGTAAGTTCTTCTTGGCTAGAAATGTCATACTTGTTGATTAGCTCTATAATCTTAAAATGCCGCTGCTGTTTTGCTGTTTTCATATATTAAAACTACTTATTTCCTACTTTTAATAAACGTTTGCAAAGGTAATAAAGTTACATTTTAATGGCAATTTATACACGGTTTTTTTACGTGTTGTTTTTTTAATCCATTCATTATCAGCTATTTATGTAAAAGTATTGATTTTTTTGGTTGCATAACAACGTATGATATTTTTATGTTTATACAAACTTTCATTTATGAAAAGGATTTATGTAAGTAACTCTCAACTATTTTGCTCATTGCAAATTAGTAAGAAATTTAGGATACCCAACAGAATGAAATAAGTTTTGAGCTTTAAGAGATAGATACCTAATTTTACGGTATGTTAGAAAATTATCCCAAGTGGGTACAGCATTTAGCCCAGAAGTACGTAACTAAAACGATTTTTATGTTTACCTTGCACAGCAACATTCATGACCTTCAACCTATTAAAGAAGGCGAGGGGTATAGATATTTACCCTTGAAAGATTTTTTGAGAGATGAACTTTTTAAGCGAAGAGATATTGTAGTTTTTTATGACCGGGCATCAGGGATTTCATTTAGAACTCCTGAAATGAAACAAGACTTTCAACGTGCTTTGAGTGCTTATGACACTTTGTATGGGACAAATTTTGCCATTAGTCCACCTAAGGACCCTGTGAGGGCTTTCGCTGTGTTGGAAAATTATTTCAAAGTGCGCCTTCAAGATGGAAAACGCATTGCTATGATTATTGATTATGCGGAAACGCTCATTCCTATGGCAGAAGCAGCACACTACAATGTTGAAGATCGCACTGTACTTACGTTTTTACACAAATGGAGTCACGATCACACTTTCATGGGTGCGGATATAACTTTTATACTGCTGGCAGAAAACTTATCTGATTTAAATCAACAGTTTCGTAAAAACCCTTATACAGCAGAGATAGAAATTCCTTTTCCTGATGAAACTCAAAGATTAGCTTACATTGCCTACGAATTTGCAAAATTTCCTAACTATGCTGACTTTTTTAAGATATCTCCCGCAGTGTTAGCTAAGCATACCGCAGGAATGAATCTCATTAACCTAAAAACTTTAATTGCAGAAGTTAAAGAAAACAAAATTATTTTTGACTACGAAACGCTAAAAGAGAAGAAAAAAGAGATTATTGAAGCCGAAGCAGGAGGATTATTAGAGTTTGTTTATTCTAAATACTCATTAGCCGATGTGGCGGGACATAAATACGCTAAAAAGCACCTACTAGAAACTGCCAAAGCTATCAAACAAGG
This portion of the Bacteroidia bacterium genome encodes:
- a CDS encoding shikimate dehydrogenase — protein: MHFGLIGYPLSHSFSQEYFNQKFKLLGLPYRYSLFPIEKIEEFENISKQHFDLKGLNVTLPYKQSILKYVDIVSKEVSEIGATNTLKKLPNGKWKAFNTDVTGFVQAIEKATDRKTFDRAIIIGNGGASKAVYYALQHHFSCSNIIVACRSPIKSHELFIHELSEDIVSAADILVQCTPVGMYPNVDDMLLLPYYALHSGQVVMDLVYNPEQTHFVRYARNQGCTVASGLQMLYAQADAAFEIWTQDKYDL
- a CDS encoding arginine repressor, producing the protein MKTAKQQRHFKIIELINKYDISSQEELTRLLHEADIEVTQATLSRDLSELGIARIREGNHYKYAQLQREELTVIQQLVGLEVRSIEHNNMIIVIKTLIGRAQGVAFFIDSRHIEGVLGTMAGDDTIFVIPRNVEDIEHICQEIKDAIFNPEVYQQNHSHLHHHHHHDH
- a CDS encoding AAA family ATPase, with amino-acid sequence MLENYPKWVQHLAQKYVTKTIFMFTLHSNIHDLQPIKEGEGYRYLPLKDFLRDELFKRRDIVVFYDRASGISFRTPEMKQDFQRALSAYDTLYGTNFAISPPKDPVRAFAVLENYFKVRLQDGKRIAMIIDYAETLIPMAEAAHYNVEDRTVLTFLHKWSHDHTFMGADITFILLAENLSDLNQQFRKNPYTAEIEIPFPDETQRLAYIAYEFAKFPNYADFFKISPAVLAKHTAGMNLINLKTLIAEVKENKIIFDYETLKEKKKEIIEAEAGGLLEFVYSKYSLADVAGHKYAKKHLLETAKAIKQGRHDVVPMGYLVCGPVGTGKTFLVSCFANDIGVPMVMLKNFRSQWQGVTEGNLEKVLKILKAMTPVAVMIDEADAYLGDRNNEGDSGVSNRVFSMIASFMSNTEHRGKIIWFLMTARPDLMPVDFKRQGRAEEHIALFYPQTVEEKKELFAVMLKKTGIKNLTVDQIPESVLTDNKVFSGADIEAALTRAKFRAVSEGTGEVTPEIIQKTFDDFLPPTYPEEVELMNYVAVLECTSKDLLPEKYRNLTRAEVISKIKELKMYIE